The nucleotide window TGTTCAGGTTGTTGACTCCAACTACGGTTTTCGACGCACAGAGAAGGGTTAGCAAGGCCCAGACGGAACGATCTACACGAAGTAGCCGATTTGACCGAGTAGCGGCTCCATACTAGTCTCTCCCCACGCTGAGCCAATCAGCGTGGAGGATTGAGTGGATGTTTGATTCGCCAGAGCAAGCGCTCGCTGAGCTGAGTAGGGTCGGCTATTTTACCGATCAAAAGACGGCAACAACGGTCTACCTTGCGGGGAAGATCAATAAGCCCATCATGCTGGAGGGTCCTGCCGGCGCCGGCAAGACTGAGCTCGCGCAATCTGTCGCGCGCGCTTCCGGTGCCGAGCTACTTCGGCTTCAGTGCTACCAAGGGATAAACGAGGAGAAGGCGATCGGCCACTACGACAAGAGCCTCCAGGAGCTCTTCGTCCTGCTGAAGACCAAAGCCGAGGGGGCGCATGATTGGGACCAGATCCGGAGGGACGTCACCAGCCGTGCGTTCTTTTTAGCAGGCCCTCTCCTCACTGCAATCGAGAAGGAGAAGCGCTGCGTCCTTCTCATCGATGAAATTGACAAGGTACCTGATGCAGCGCCTCACGAAGAACATGCTGGCGAACAAGCGCCGGGTCATCCTGAGTGCTCCCACACACAAGGCCGTGACGGTACTTGCGCGCAAGTTGGCCGAGGCCAGGATCGAAGGCGTGACATGCCGCACCATTCATAGCGTGCTCAGCCTGAAAGCTAAGCCTCAGACCGACCGGCTCGTATTTCAGCGTGATCGAGGGGCGGAGCCTGTCACGGCCGATGTTGTGGTGCTGGACGAGTGCAGCATGGTGGACGAAGACCTGTTCCGTCACATCAAACGCCATCTTCCAAATGCCTTCGTGCTGTTTGTCGGTGACCCAGCGCAGCTACCGCCCGTCGGGGAGACGGAAAGTCAGACCTTCCGGACCCCGAACCGATCGCACCTTACGACAATCGTTCGCCAGGCAGCCGGCAACCCGATCCTCGCCGCTGCCAATGTGATCCGGAAGAGTCAGGGGGGAGATCCAGACCTGTCCTGGTGCACGCAATCAGCTCTGGCAAGCGGGCATGGAGTCTTCATCCCTGGGGAAGCAGCGCACCGTTGGATGAAGAAAGCCTTCACCTCATCTGAATTTGAGGCCGATCCGGACAGTTTTCGTTATCTCGCCTGGACCAATGAACGCGTCGCGCAAGTCAACGAGACAATCCGGCGATGGCGGTATGGGGAGAACATCCCGACGCCTTTCATGCCGGGAGAGAGCGCGCTCTTTCGTCAGCCCTTGATTCTCGAGAACACTTTGCTCTTCGCAAACAACCAGGAAGCCAAAGTGATCGCGATAAAGCGCGGCACCTTCATCCATGAGGTTGAAGAGGCCCATGGTGTGTCGAAGTGGACAGCTTCGGTACCGTCCTGGGAGCTCTGCCTGCGTGACGCTGATGGCAATGAAAAGACGGTTCACATGGTCGCGGACAATAACGAGTTCCAGAAGGTGATCGCACGCATCAAGGACGAAGCTGCCGATACAAGGCTCCGATGGAAGCATCTGCATGACTTTCAGCAATCCCTCGCGCAGCTGCAGTCCATCTATGCGCTCACCGTACACAAGAGCCAGGGGTCCACCATCGGCTCGGTCTTTGTTGACCTCCCCGACATACGCCGACGCGAGGAAACCAACTTGCTGGAGGCGCAGCAGATGCTGTACGTGGCGGTGACACGGCCGTCCAAACGTCTGATTGTGATTGGGACGTGACCCTCTACGTACTACTTCCGAAACGGCGTTATGAGGACCAATCTCCCGAGCCGCCAACATTCTTGCTCAATGAGGACACCGGCCCCCTGTCACCCTTTCAGTTTCCTTTCGGCAGCGTCTCGTCTTTTCAGAATGGCAATGGAGATGCCTTGAGTGCGCGTGGTTGGATACATCGCGAAGAACGAGTCAGCCGCGCTGATCAGGTCTTGCCATCGTTGCTGTTTCTTATACAGGAGGGATAGGCGGTCCAATGCGCCGAGGTCAGCTGCGTTAAGATGGCAATCCCACGACTCGCTGATTTCTCTGCTCAACTCGGCCACTAGTCCAACTTCCCAAACGAGTGTGGCGTACTCGGTCATACGGCTTATAGCCTCTTGATACCTTTCCTCGGCTGCGACCAAGCCGCTCGATTCCAATGGAAGCATCTCAGCGATGAATAACCAGTTTGCCTTCCGCAGCTTATGGAATCGCGCATTAACGACAAGGTCTGTTTGCCGTCCTGAGTTCTGCCAGTTCACTAGTTGATGGCCATAGAGTGCGATCAGGTCGCTTTCGAACTCGAGGGCTGCCTCATCGCTGTGGAACCGGCGAACAATCTCTACTGTGTATTGACCACCACACCGGGTCTTCACATAATGGTGCCAGTGAGGCATCCGATCTTTGGAGTAAGCGCGGTCTCCCGCTCCTTTCCCCACGTAGAAAATCTCCTCATTTGCCCCCTTGTGGACATACACATAATGTTTGCCGGTCGTCTGTTTTCCATCGACCAACATACGAGTAGCCTTCTGTGGATCGCCGCCAAAACTTATTGTCGCGGTAAGGGTCATTTCCTGTTCCGCCAGGATTGTTGCAACGTAGCTATCTGGCGCGTCTGCGTCCCCTTCAGCGCTGATCTTGGGAGAGGCTGCAGTTCTGCTAGATGCCAGCCCATAGCATATCCAACAAACCGTGATGATGATCGTAAGTGTGAGGATGGATGGCATACGGATGAGGCTAAGTCTATAACTCGACTCGCTTCAGTTGGTGGACCGTATGAATCCGACGCATAGATGCCACTTGCTCGTGGCCGTGTTCTCGATAAGTGCCAAATCGCCGAGCACTCAGTGGCATAGGCTTAGTCCCGACAAGTCGCACAATGTTGACCAATCCGGGGTTGTTCGGCCCGAACCATGCCAACTTCCGGTACTAACGTTTGTCATTACTTATCTGAGCGCCGCAGGACAAAGGGCGTGCGACAGGTTCAAAAGCCAACTAAATCTCTGAGCCTCCACTGCTCCTTTGCAGCATCTTCCTGAAATTGCTTGCAATCTTCTCTTCAGTAGTACTGATCGGCAACGACCATAAGTTACTAAGCTGCTCAACGACTTGATGGAGATGTATTGGACGGGATGATGCTCGCCCCACTCTGGTGTAGGGTCCATCTGTCTCAAGAAGACAACACGAGGGCGGAACTCCAGCCAACAGTTCTCTACCGCTGCTGCTCTTCAGCATTGCGCTGTTGACTGAAAGAAAGTGGCCGTCGTCGAGTATTTGTGACAACACCTCCTTCGTTCCGGTGTACCAATGGAACGTTGCACCCGTGACTGAATGGTCACGAAGACATGTGAGAACTTCGGATTCAGCTTTCCGCGAATGAATTGAGAGGATCTTGGCCTTTCCTGCAATCCGTTCTAACACGAATCGAAACGAATCAATCTGCTTCTGTTTGGTGCCGATGCTATCTTTGGAAAAGTCGAGTCCGACTTCACCAATGTATGAGGTCAAAGGTTCGAGCTGTGAGAAGAGAGCCAATTCAAGGTGCGAATGCGGAGCCAGAATCGGATGTAATCCCAAGGAGAGCCGAACATTTTTTAAGCGTGAAGCAGGTTCTTTACCGGCCGCGAAATGACTAGGAAGGTTCGTCACTGCGACGATTGTCACGCCAGCACGCTCCGCCTCCTTCGCAATCTCACGAGGGTTCGGGTAGCGGTCCAAGTGGCAATGCATATCGAGGATCAATTTTTGATTCCAGCCATTCGCTTAAGTTCCTTTGTGCCCTTCGCACGGAATAGCAATCGAATCTCTTCAAAGGCTCGAACAACGAGATCTGCATAGCTGTCCAACAGGCTCACGTCTAACGAACCGTTTGCCAAAAGGAGGGTGGCAATCTCCCGCCGAGATGGGTTTCTTTGCACGAACGATAGACACGCACGGAGATCCGCGGGCCCTTCGGTCTCAGTGTCATTGAAGTCGACTTCACCGGCGCAGATGTCGCTCCCATAGAGCTCGTTGTCGAGGCCTGCGGATTGGAGAGCAGCGCGGCGGTAAATGCAGGGCATGCACCGACCGCATGACTTCACATGCTTATTCGCCCATATCCTTTTGTGTCCGCGCTTCGCGCACGAAACTGAAGACGCAACGAGTTTTTGGAAAAGCGCCTGGTTGACGCATGTGCGAGCTACCTCACCCTTTGTCTTCATCATGAGAGGATTTTCTATGGAATATTTCAGTCCCACTTTTGCGAAGACTTGTGCAAGCAGAGCAATGTAGAACGGGTGTGCGGTGCGCGTACTACAAGATCCTCGACGTGAAGGACTAAGTGGAACGTTTAGCGCGATCGTACCATTCTCTGGCAGGATAAGCGGGCCTTCGAATCCGTATCCGGATGCTACACACACCGCGACCGCGATGAACAAAAGGGAGCGACCCCGTAACGTAATCTCGGAAGACTCGCCGGTATTGCCAACACGTACCAGAGATTGAGCAATACGGCCCGGGTATGTTTTACGAAGGACCGGCAGAATGTTCTTTTGATCCCCGAAGGGCCCGCTCATTTGCCCGTCATGATGTCCGGCGAGAAGAAGACCTTTGCTCGGATTGCCTTCCAGCCAATCGATCACGCCTGCGAGTGAATCCATCCCTCCAGAGAACAAGGAGACGGCACCGATTTCTGCGATCTTTGGAATCACGCGGCCCACCGCGGAAGCACCGAGCAGTTGACGTTTGGCCTTAACAAAATTGAAGGTCCACGTATCTCCAGTCAAGAAAGAAACACAGGTATTCAAACTACTGGACGCATTGGCCCATAGGCAGGTTTCGCTAACCGGGATGGTGACATCAAAGACGCGGGTCCAGGCGTTCGATGCATCGGTTCTCAGAACGATTTTATCGAGGCTGTAAACCGTGGCCGCAATCAGTAGAAAATCAGCTGCGAGTCGGCTTGGCACGCGTTTCAATTCGAAGGCCGTCGCTTGCACATCGAGTGTGCCGAGCGATTTGCCGTCATGATCATTGATGCTGACAACCGGGAATTTCTCTGATGTAGAAGCTAGTTTGTCCACCACAACCGTGTAAGGCATTAGGCTCCAAAGACCTCCAGCGTCTGCGCGCAAATATCGTTTACGATGTTCGCTCCATCGGCTCCTCCCCAGTCAACCTTCGACAAGTCGCGTTCCAAGGCTCGGCCGGCCAGGGAAGACCCAATGAACTCCCTGATCTGACCAAGAAAAGACACCGCTTGCTGCGCTCCTACTCGTTGCACCAAGCGTTCGTAAAAGACGCGACTGAATTGCTCGAAGATGTAGTGACCGAAATAGCGTTCCAACAATCCTTCGATATTGAGTTCCAGATTAGAGAGAATCGCTTCCACCTCTTCTACGGTCTTGGCTTCGGCTAGAAGTTCTTCTTGAAGATCGGAGAGCGCTTGACGTGCATCGGCGTCGTCAACCGTGCTTGATTCGCCACCCAGTCGATCGAGGAGCGTGTTCAGCACGTCGCTGACGGACATGCCACCGAGATCTCCCAGCCCGGCGCGTGTGGCGGCTTCGGAAAGGCCATACTGCTGAACATCAGAGATGAAGTTTGCTAAGCGACCTGCTGCGGCGCGGGCTGGTGCGGCAGATCCGGCCCCGCCCGATGCACCTTGCCTGTCGCCCCTAGACATCTCCACCTTGCCGCCGTTGGCATGAACTACCTTCTGGAGGAGTCGCCGAAGCTTGGCAGCTGGAATGACACCGTCTTTAGCGAGCCGCGTGACATCGGCCTTTACATGTTCCCAACTGGGGGGCGCGTCGTAAGGAGCGGATGTACCCACTATTTCTTGCCCCCCTTAAGTGTTGTCCTGTACGCGGCTCCAATTTTTTCATTCGACTCCTTTAGCCGGTCGAGGGCAGGCTGGAGTACTAACCGAAATTCCGAATGGGCATTAACAAGGTTTCCTACATCGGTGCCTGCGGCGATGTTTGCCCTTGAAAATGGAACTTTGAGAAGAATGCCATTGTACTGTTCTCCGGCGCCTGCGATGCCTTTTTCCATTAGCAAGCGAATCGCATCAAACCCCTTCTTATCGTCCGGCTGACGCATTATTGCTTGGTCAAGGAGTTCGTAGAGCATCTTAAATTCGTCGCCGCTTAGCTGCTTCGCTGTTTCGAGGCCGGCGTTCCGCTGTACTGTGACGCCCGATAGAAGGTCTGCCAGTACTGCCCTTGTGAGCGGGCTCACCATCGACAGACCGGCGAAGGTCGCATCTAGCTTATCCCTCGCAATCCAGAAGTAGTCCCTTAAGTCGACGTGCGCCAGAGCCGGTTCAAGAGCGATCCACTGCCGGGTAGCTTTATCCCGCCACCCCTTGATGAGATCTTTAGCAGCCTCGTTAAAGGCGCTTTCGTCTGAACCGGCTTTCTCAAGAGCAGCGAGTTCACCTGGAAGGCCTGCCTGGCTGGCCTGCTTCGCAAATAGGTCTTTAAACAATCCATCGTCGGTGTATTCGAGGATCATGAGCTTGACGAGCACGTCGTCTTTGATATGACTCAGCTTCGCGACCTTCGCAAGCTTCTTCCGCAGAATGAACGCATTCAAAAAGCGTTTCACCTGCCGTGGATTGCCTTCAAGTCCTTTAGCAATCAACGGGGCTGCAGTGGCGGAGAAAATGAGGGATTCGCTGAGCGATCCATTAGGCTCTTTACCCAATGTCTCTTTCACCTTGGCGAACCCGAACGCGCTGTAGCGATTGGCCGTCCGTTCCTTGTGGCTTTGAACGATACAGCGATCCGCATCGTCCTTCCCGAGGTAGAGTCCGCAAAATAACAGAGACATATAGGTCTCAATCTCCGAACTGGAGAGTCGCGGTAGGCGGTAAGGAATTTGGATTACCTTTTCCAAGTAGTCCTTCACCAAACGTTTGTTCTCTTCTGGTTCGTCACCGCCCGCCCGCTCCGCATAGCGGAGGCGAATCGCATGCTCAACGATGCGTGGATCAGCACCGATGACAAAGGCAGTAGATGGAACGCTTAAGAATAGCTTGATGGCTTCGAGGTTTTCGATTACGCGTTCGGGACTGCATCTATCGAGGTCGTCAATCAAAACAACGAGAGTTTTTATGTCGCTGTCCTCGAGAAGCTTGCTGAATCGTTCGCGAAAGGTTCGGACGTTGAAGGCGTGTTCTTCCTCTTTGGCTTTGAACCAAGATTCTTCGCTTTGCGCCTTCTCGCTACTCCCTTCGTGTGTTGGCTTGTCTTTGGCGGCGTGACCCGGTCCTACGGAAGCGGCGAGGACGGCCGGAATGGCGGACATGCCACCCGTCGCGGCAGCCGCTGCCGCCGGCACGACAATATGCTTGAAACCGAATTTAGCGATCCGCATCCATTCGACCGACTTGAGCAGCTATACGGCCTTGTCGCGAATCTTCGGCCCAAATCTCTTATGATCGCCCAAGGCGAGAAGAATAGATGAGAGGATCGCAGATTTTGCATCTTCATAGCCCTCGAAGAGCCAGCCATTGAAGTAAACAACAGCGATGTCTTGGTAGAGAGCTTGTTCAACGTCTTCATCAGTCCAGTTCTCCGACGCGAGATCGCGTTTAAGCATCTTCATTATGCTCGTCTTACCGCCACCCCAGTCGCCGAACACCCCAATGGTGACGGGCAACATCTTGTCGTCTGAAACGACGCTGCGGATAAGGTCCGCGTGAACCTGAAATCCGATCAGATCATCTGAAGTCTCATTATCCGCCCACATACAATAAACCCCTTCCGGCAATTAAAGAATGACGTGTCAATGGAGGCTAACCCAGCGCATCCTTTTGGAGAGGTTGAGCGATTACAGCGCGCAGTTCAGAGTTGACGAGATGCCGATCAAGTTTACATGGAAAGATCCGTTCGCTTGGGCCGGAGTCGCGTTCTCCTGCTTCTGCTGCGACGAACAGAAACTTCTCCCGCCACCCTGCGGTTCTCATAAGTCGCATTATCGTCAGTAATTAGTCACACCCCTCCCAAACAAGGCCAGCGTGAGCTGGCCTGTTCCATTGCTCATTCGCTCACTTCAGGAGACCCCTCATGGAAACTTACTTCGACTACCTGCGCGCGATGGCTCCTGAACTGGGCTCGCGCATCGTGGAGACTTACCCCGCGCTTCAGTCACCCAAGGACGATGTCGCTCCCCGTCTAAGCTCGCTTCTCCGTTCCCCGCTGCCTGCTCAGGCTCTCGCGATCACTGGACTAGCCAAGTACCTGAAGACCGCCCGCGCAGCCCGTATTGTGGCGGAGTGCGGGGCAGGGAAGACCTTCATGTCGCTGGGCACGATCCACGTACATGCCGGCGACAAACCGTACACGTCGCTCGTGATGTGCCCACCACACATCGTCCACAAGTGGGCGCGTGAGGCGCTTCTCACGGTCCCCGGAGGCAGAGCGTTCATCATCGAGGACCTGCGCAACGGCGGCGACCCGAAGAACACGCATGGCATCGTGGAGGTCAAGCTCGAGAAAGGGAAGACCATCGTCCGTGGCCTGACCACAACTCTCCCGAAGTTGCGCAGCATGGGACGTGCTGGCTGGCGCGCTCTTTGCCCTGGTCCGGCTTTCTTCATCATGGGCAAGGAGAAGGGCAAGCTCGGCTACTTCTGGAAACATGCTTTCAATGTGGCCAAGAGCGGCCGCGACCTCGGGGGCTTGATCAACCCCGACACAGGCCATGCGATCCCGTCGCAGGAGGGTGGTTTCCTCACTCGGCTGGATCTCCGGGAGGCCAAATTCCATGAGACCTATACGGCAGGGAAGACGGGCACCACCCGGTTCTCTCCTCTGTGGCAGGCTGATGGCAGCAAGATACAGCGTATGGCGCCGCTCGACTTCATCGGCCGGTATATGAAGGGCTGGTGGGACTACTCGATCGCCGACGAGTTGCACCAACTTGCCGGCGACACAGCACAGGGCAACGGCCTCGGAGTTCTCGCCCGTTGTGCCGAAAAGCTGATTGCGCTGACGGGCACGCTCATGGGAGGCTATGCCGACGACCTGTTCAACATCTTCTACCGCATGGAACCGCGGCGGATGGTGGCGGCCGGGTACGAGGCAGGCAGCCAGGGGCGGCGGGACTTTCAGGAGCAATACGGCGTCCTTGAGACCGTGGAGAAGGTCCGCGAGACCGACAATGCCTGCTCGAAAGCCCAAAAGCGCACCGTCCAGGTTCTCCGCAAACCCGGCGCGTCACCCCTTCTCTTCGGCAAGTACCTGATGGAGTCGACAGCCTTCATCACGCTTGAAGACATCTCCGATCAGCTGCCGTCGTACGAGGAAAGCGTGCTGACCGTGGACATGGACGGGGAGCTCGCCACAGCGTACGAAGAGATCGAGAAGGACATCACCTCCGCCATGAAGGAGCACAGGGGCAACAAGAGCCTGATGAGCGTCATGCTCAACACGCTTCTGCTGTATCCGGACCACCCCTTTGGCATCGAGGAGATCTGGGGCAAGAAGTTTGATCCGAAGGAAGGCTGCATGGTGCCCTTCTTCGTGACCAATCCGTCCAGCCTGCCGGAAACCGAGGTATACGCCAAGGAGGAGCGTCTGATCGAGGACATCCGGGAGGAGCTGAAGCAGGGCAGGCGGTGCCAGGTCTACGCTACGTTCACAGGCAAGCACGATGTAACGGGGCGGTTGGCTCATGTTCTCGGGAACGCGGGCTTTCGAGTGGCGGTTCTCCGCTCCACGGTCCCCACGGACAAGCGGGAGGCCTGGTACGAGAAGCAGCTGAAGGAAGGGGTAGAGGTGGTCATCTGCCATCCCAAGCTGGTCGAGACCGGCCTCGATCTGCTGGCTTTCCCGACGCTCTACTTCTACGAGACCGGATATTCGCTCCACACGCTGCGTCAGGCGAGCCGGCGATCGTGGCGGATCGGGCAGCACTTGCCGGTCCGGGTGAAGTTTCTGGCCTACAGCGGAACGATGCAGGAGACCTGCATCCGGCACATGGGCAAGAAGATGTTGGTCGCGCTCATGATGGAAGGCAAGTTCTCCGGCGAAGGGCTGCAGTCGCTCGATGCCAACGAGGATCTGCTGTCCGCCATGGCTCGTGAACTGGTCGAGAAGGGCGGGGTTGGTGAAACAGCCGATGCTGTCTGGAAGGACCTGGAGCGCGAACGGGCCAAGCAGGTACCGGCACCGAAGCCGATGGCAGAGGTGATCCCAATGCCAGTCACGCCGATCCAACTGGAGAAGGTTGAGGTTGTTCCCGAGTCAATCGAGCTTCCAGTCATGGCCGGTCTTCAGCTGGTCTTTCCTACCAACCCACGTTCGAAGCGAAAATCTGCCCCGCTCTGGCCAACCGGTCACACGCATGGCGAGCAGATGAGGCTGTTCGGCTGATTTACCCCCGCCAACCGCGCCCGAGAGGGGAGGAAATCTTCCCTCCCGGGCCCACTGCAAAAGAAATAAATGGAGGCACCAATGGAGGAATACAATAGGATTCAATCCTACTCGGAGGCGGCACCCATGCGCTCTACACAGCAACTCAGCATTACCCTCCCTAACGAAATGGCGGATCTGGTACGTGCCAAGGTAGAAGCTGGCGAGTACGCCACGGAAAGCGAAGTGATCAGGGATGGTCTCCGGACTCTTATCGCTCGTGATCGCGTCGTCGAAAATTGGCTTCACGAAAGCGTAGGTCCGGCTTTTGACGCTTTGAGAGCCGACCCGTCTCGGGCCGTTTCCGCAAAGCATGTTCGGGAAACACTCTCGACAGAACACAACAAAGCGGTTGCGAAGCAACGTTGATGCCCTACACGGTTGTTTTTACGCCTGAAGCAGAGGCGCAGCTGCTTGAGCTGTATGGCTACCTTGCGGTTGAAGCATCTCCGGAGACCGCTGCGCGGTTCACAGACGGCATTGTCACCTATTGCGAGAGCTTGAGTACCTTTCCACTGCGAGGCACTCGCCGCGATGATGTACGGCTAGGGCTGCGCATCACCAGCTACCGTAAACGTGTTGTTGTTGCCTTTGCGGTTGACGCCGATCAGGTCCAGATTATCGGGATCTTCTACGGCGGTCAGAACTATGAGGCGATCCTTCAAGACGAAAACTAACGTCAGCTTCGTCACGTCTCTCACCTGTGCATCTAGCCCGCCCGTCCTCTGGACGGGCTTTCCTGTGTCTGGACCCGGCCTTCGTGCCGGGTCTTTCTGCTTTCAAGGAGATTCCATGGCCACTGCCGTTGCCCTAAACCTTCCGCGCCTCCTCTTTGCCATACAGCACGAGACCACATGGCACCTGTTCGCCGTAGTGCTCACGCACGAGGACGATATAAGCAAGCACCTGGATCAGGTGATTGGGATACACCCCACCTCTGGCCGGCGGTCGAGCCGACTTCTTCAGCTCCACTGGGATGATTCCGTCCACATTGCGGATCAGACAGTCAGGTTTCCCTCGAAGTCCCAGCCGCTCTGAAACGAGCGTGGGTGGGCTCACCTGCTGGCTTTCGTGGTCCTGGTAGACG belongs to Granulicella arctica and includes:
- a CDS encoding helicase-related protein, with product METYFDYLRAMAPELGSRIVETYPALQSPKDDVAPRLSSLLRSPLPAQALAITGLAKYLKTARAARIVAECGAGKTFMSLGTIHVHAGDKPYTSLVMCPPHIVHKWAREALLTVPGGRAFIIEDLRNGGDPKNTHGIVEVKLEKGKTIVRGLTTTLPKLRSMGRAGWRALCPGPAFFIMGKEKGKLGYFWKHAFNVAKSGRDLGGLINPDTGHAIPSQEGGFLTRLDLREAKFHETYTAGKTGTTRFSPLWQADGSKIQRMAPLDFIGRYMKGWWDYSIADELHQLAGDTAQGNGLGVLARCAEKLIALTGTLMGGYADDLFNIFYRMEPRRMVAAGYEAGSQGRRDFQEQYGVLETVEKVRETDNACSKAQKRTVQVLRKPGASPLLFGKYLMESTAFITLEDISDQLPSYEESVLTVDMDGELATAYEEIEKDITSAMKEHRGNKSLMSVMLNTLLLYPDHPFGIEEIWGKKFDPKEGCMVPFFVTNPSSLPETEVYAKEERLIEDIREELKQGRRCQVYATFTGKHDVTGRLAHVLGNAGFRVAVLRSTVPTDKREAWYEKQLKEGVEVVICHPKLVETGLDLLAFPTLYFYETGYSLHTLRQASRRSWRIGQHLPVRVKFLAYSGTMQETCIRHMGKKMLVALMMEGKFSGEGLQSLDANEDLLSAMARELVEKGGVGETADAVWKDLERERAKQVPAPKPMAEVIPMPVTPIQLEKVEVVPESIELPVMAGLQLVFPTNPRSKRKSAPLWPTGHTHGEQMRLFG
- a CDS encoding TatD family hydrolase; translated protein: MILDMHCHLDRYPNPREIAKEAERAGVTIVAVTNLPSHFAAGKEPASRLKNVRLSLGLHPILAPHSHLELALFSQLEPLTSYIGEVGLDFSKDSIGTKQKQIDSFRFVLERIAGKAKILSIHSRKAESEVLTCLRDHSVTGATFHWYTGTKEVLSQILDDGHFLSVNSAMLKSSSGRELLAGVPPSCCLLETDGPYTRVGRASSRPIHLHQVVEQLSNLWSLPISTTEEKIASNFRKMLQRSSGGSEI
- a CDS encoding type II toxin-antitoxin system RelE/ParE family toxin encodes the protein MPYTVVFTPEAEAQLLELYGYLAVEASPETAARFTDGIVTYCESLSTFPLRGTRRDDVRLGLRITSYRKRVVVAFAVDADQVQIIGIFYGGQNYEAILQDEN
- a CDS encoding type II toxin-antitoxin system ParD family antitoxin translates to MRSTQQLSITLPNEMADLVRAKVEAGEYATESEVIRDGLRTLIARDRVVENWLHESVGPAFDALRADPSRAVSAKHVRETLSTEHNKAVAKQR
- a CDS encoding CRISPR-associated protein Cas4 codes for the protein MLLLLAALGALVVGVLLLRLSQKRKRALGIPDGDVVYQDHESQQVSPPTLVSERLGLRGKPDCLIRNVDGIIPVELKKSARPPARGGVYPNHLIQVLAYIVLVREHYGEQVPCGLVLYGKEEARKV
- a CDS encoding AAA family ATPase, which produces MFDSPEQALAELSRVGYFTDQKTATTVYLAGKINKPIMLEGPAGAGKTELAQSVARASGAELLRLQCYQGINEEKAIGHYDKSLQELFVLLKTKAEGAHDWDQIRRDVTSRAFFLAGPLLTAIEKEKRCVLLIDEIDKVPDAAPHEEHAGEQAPGHPECSHTQGRDGTCAQVGRGQDRRRDMPHHS
- a CDS encoding KAP family P-loop NTPase fold protein codes for the protein MRIAKFGFKHIVVPAAAAAATGGMSAIPAVLAASVGPGHAAKDKPTHEGSSEKAQSEESWFKAKEEEHAFNVRTFRERFSKLLEDSDIKTLVVLIDDLDRCSPERVIENLEAIKLFLSVPSTAFVIGADPRIVEHAIRLRYAERAGGDEPEENKRLVKDYLEKVIQIPYRLPRLSSSEIETYMSLLFCGLYLGKDDADRCIVQSHKERTANRYSAFGFAKVKETLGKEPNGSLSESLIFSATAAPLIAKGLEGNPRQVKRFLNAFILRKKLAKVAKLSHIKDDVLVKLMILEYTDDGLFKDLFAKQASQAGLPGELAALEKAGSDESAFNEAAKDLIKGWRDKATRQWIALEPALAHVDLRDYFWIARDKLDATFAGLSMVSPLTRAVLADLLSGVTVQRNAGLETAKQLSGDEFKMLYELLDQAIMRQPDDKKGFDAIRLLMEKGIAGAGEQYNGILLKVPFSRANIAAGTDVGNLVNAHSEFRLVLQPALDRLKESNEKIGAAYRTTLKGGKK
- the qatC gene encoding Qat anti-phage system QueC-like protein QatC, whose translation is MPYTVVVDKLASTSEKFPVVSINDHDGKSLGTLDVQATAFELKRVPSRLAADFLLIAATVYSLDKIVLRTDASNAWTRVFDVTIPVSETCLWANASSSLNTCVSFLTGDTWTFNFVKAKRQLLGASAVGRVIPKIAEIGAVSLFSGGMDSLAGVIDWLEGNPSKGLLLAGHHDGQMSGPFGDQKNILPVLRKTYPGRIAQSLVRVGNTGESSEITLRGRSLLFIAVAVCVASGYGFEGPLILPENGTIALNVPLSPSRRGSCSTRTAHPFYIALLAQVFAKVGLKYSIENPLMMKTKGEVARTCVNQALFQKLVASSVSCAKRGHKRIWANKHVKSCGRCMPCIYRRAALQSAGLDNELYGSDICAGEVDFNDTETEGPADLRACLSFVQRNPSRREIATLLLANGSLDVSLLDSYADLVVRAFEEIRLLFRAKGTKELKRMAGIKN
- a CDS encoding ATP-dependent DNA helicase; the protein is MLANKRRVILSAPTHKAVTVLARKLAEARIEGVTCRTIHSVLSLKAKPQTDRLVFQRDRGAEPVTADVVVLDECSMVDEDLFRHIKRHLPNAFVLFVGDPAQLPPVGETESQTFRTPNRSHLTTIVRQAAGNPILAAANVIRKSQGGDPDLSWCTQSALASGHGVFIPGEAAHRWMKKAFTSSEFEADPDSFRYLAWTNERVAQVNETIRRWRYGENIPTPFMPGESALFRQPLILENTLLFANNQEAKVIAIKRGTFIHEVEEAHGVSKWTASVPSWELCLRDADGNEKTVHMVADNNEFQKVIARIKDEAADTRLRWKHLHDFQQSLAQLQSIYALTVHKSQGSTIGSVFVDLPDIRRREETNLLEAQQMLYVAVTRPSKRLIVIGT
- a CDS encoding KAP family NTPase — encoded protein: MWADNETSDDLIGFQVHADLIRSVVSDDKMLPVTIGVFGDWGGGKTSIMKMLKRDLASENWTDEDVEQALYQDIAVVYFNGWLFEGYEDAKSAILSSILLALGDHKRFGPKIRDKAV
- a CDS encoding GIY-YIG nuclease family protein produces the protein MTLTATISFGGDPQKATRMLVDGKQTTGKHYVYVHKGANEEIFYVGKGAGDRAYSKDRMPHWHHYVKTRCGGQYTVEIVRRFHSDEAALEFESDLIALYGHQLVNWQNSGRQTDLVVNARFHKLRKANWLFIAEMLPLESSGLVAAEERYQEAISRMTEYATLVWEVGLVAELSREISESWDCHLNAADLGALDRLSLLYKKQQRWQDLISAADSFFAMYPTTRTQGISIAILKRRDAAERKLKG